The Anaerolineae bacterium genome includes a region encoding these proteins:
- a CDS encoding SDR family oxidoreductase encodes MSPLALVTGGAGFIGSHLVRGLLARGYRVRVLDDFSTGRPENLEGLRGPLEVREGDLRDPRVLADALRGVEVVFHQAAFVSVPASMKDPLACHTVNTDGTARLLELARRAGVAKVVLASSAAVYGDADAFPLCEDLPYRPLSPYAASKATNEVYARLYTLAFGLPVVALRYFNVYGPRQRPDSPYAAVIPIFIRRLLDGQPPTVFGDGTQRRDFVFVGDVVRANLLAAERSAADGQALNICTGVEVSLLDLLAVLRDLVPNAPEPVFAPPRPGDIHRSVGDPSRAERLLGFRAQTPLREGLAQVMAWMRNTAKGERK; translated from the coding sequence ATGAGCCCACTGGCATTGGTCACCGGAGGGGCCGGGTTTATCGGCTCCCACCTTGTGCGCGGTCTCCTAGCCCGCGGCTACCGGGTGCGCGTGTTGGACGATTTTTCCACCGGGCGGCCGGAGAACCTGGAGGGGCTGCGCGGCCCCCTGGAGGTCCGGGAGGGAGACTTGCGCGATCCGCGGGTTCTGGCCGATGCGCTGCGAGGGGTGGAGGTGGTCTTTCATCAGGCGGCCTTCGTCTCGGTCCCGGCTTCCATGAAAGACCCGCTGGCCTGCCACACGGTGAACACCGATGGCACGGCCCGCTTGCTCGAGTTGGCCCGCCGGGCCGGGGTGGCCAAGGTGGTGCTAGCCTCCAGCGCGGCGGTGTACGGTGACGCGGACGCTTTCCCCCTGTGCGAGGACCTGCCTTACCGCCCCCTTTCGCCTTATGCGGCCTCCAAGGCGACCAACGAGGTCTACGCTCGGCTGTATACCCTGGCTTTTGGGTTGCCCGTGGTGGCGTTGCGCTATTTCAATGTGTACGGCCCGCGCCAGCGGCCCGACAGCCCCTATGCGGCCGTCATTCCCATTTTCATCCGTCGGCTGCTCGATGGCCAGCCGCCTACCGTGTTTGGCGACGGCACCCAACGCCGCGACTTTGTCTTCGTGGGCGATGTGGTGCGGGCGAACCTGCTGGCCGCCGAGCGCAGCGCGGCCGATGGCCAGGCGCTCAACATCTGCACCGGCGTGGAGGTGAGCCTGTTGGATTTGCTGGCCGTGCTGCGCGACCTGGTCCCCAACGCGCCGGAGCCTGTCTTCGCCCCACCGCGCCCCGGCGATATCCATCGCTCGGTGGGCGACCCCAGCCGGGCCGAGCGCCTGTTGGGCTTCCGCGCCCAGACACCCCTGCGCGAGGGTCTGGCCCAGGTGATGGCGTGGATGAGGAATACGGCGAAGGGAGAAAGGAAATGA